A region of Massilia sp. WG5 DNA encodes the following proteins:
- a CDS encoding EAL domain-containing protein, which yields MLYVRLIVLAVLCLPGLAWTAAPLRVVLDENYPPFVHRNADGQLEGYTVDLWRLWQNKTGRQVQLMGVNWAEAQPMLASGKADVIDPIFRTQERSAILDFSKPYTTVVTAVYADASIGGVHDIASLKGFDVGVQASDACAEELRHAGVSRVRIFPNYQALVDAAASQTIKLLCMDQYSADYRLYQLGLQRRYVKAFDVTSNSLRRAVRKDDAATLAMVEDGMAKITPAELDALHDKWMGRTLPFVLYSERLLVALLALGGLVLLLVVWLTSVRRAVRRRTAELEREKAQLRTLVESSPDAIWLKDPDGVYLACNTRLEQMVGKPRQEIVGRRDADFFPPDAAGQMRDTDLEAIRIGKPLAHEQRLLVAGDTKERIFEALKTPILEPDGKILGVLGVARDVSLRLEHERTIRRQERLLTEMSALARIGAWELDPATSHLEWTDEIVRIYELPAGSPVTLAACLACYGADDRARAQQALDQAAAFCKPFDLEFRVLTPAGTRKWVRVLCKPMTMDGRTMLGGTVQDVSERRDLEESMRMANMIYRTSSEAVAVTDEANRIVDVNPAFTAQTGYTLEEVAGREPALLDSSMHDHGFYARLRQELAAKDHWQGEIQDRNKDGRFTAKFVNIRVIRHPDGRVYRHVIQFQDISEQKQKDEVIWRQMNFDSLTGLPNRRLFLDRLQQDLKKAQGAGRRLGVLLLDIDRFKDINDGYGYARGDEALIELTRRMARRIPADATMARLGGGMFAIAVGQGEHRLHLETIAGALIDAVAAPLRLGADELAYLSASIGISVYPDDVADAAEVQADKLLANAEHAMYLAKRAGRGHFQYFTNALQQQAAGKLRLTNELRMALARRQLHVYYQPIVEAATGRVRKAETLLRWEHPELGSVSPAIFIPLAEEAGLIDEIGDWVLDEAIASIARWREKYDCLIELSVNISPMQFERQRRLSWLERILELESAGRSITIEITEGMLVSDAAQVSRCLGALHQAGAKVSIDDFGTGFSSLAYLKNFDVDYLKIDKSFIDQLTEDGSSDKAVTEAIIGLAHRLGIEVIAEGVEHAAQRDLLATFGCDYIQGWYYSKALPRDAFEAYMERQMAY from the coding sequence ATGCTTTACGTGCGCCTGATCGTGCTTGCCGTGCTGTGCCTTCCGGGCCTTGCCTGGACGGCGGCGCCCCTGCGCGTCGTGCTCGACGAAAACTATCCGCCCTTCGTCCACCGCAACGCCGACGGCCAGCTGGAAGGCTACACGGTCGACCTGTGGCGCCTGTGGCAGAACAAGACCGGCAGGCAGGTCCAGCTCATGGGCGTCAACTGGGCCGAAGCCCAGCCGATGCTGGCCAGCGGCAAGGCCGACGTGATCGATCCGATCTTCCGCACCCAGGAGCGCAGCGCCATACTCGATTTTTCGAAGCCGTACACGACGGTCGTCACCGCCGTGTATGCCGACGCGTCGATCGGCGGCGTCCACGACATCGCCAGCCTGAAGGGCTTCGACGTGGGCGTCCAGGCCAGCGACGCCTGTGCCGAAGAATTGCGGCATGCCGGCGTCAGCCGCGTGCGCATCTTCCCGAATTACCAGGCCCTGGTCGACGCCGCCGCCAGCCAGACCATCAAGCTGCTGTGCATGGACCAGTATTCGGCCGACTACCGCCTGTACCAGCTCGGCCTGCAGCGCCGCTACGTCAAGGCCTTCGACGTCACCAGCAACAGCCTGCGGCGCGCCGTCAGGAAGGACGATGCCGCCACCCTTGCCATGGTCGAGGACGGCATGGCGAAGATCACGCCGGCCGAACTCGATGCCCTGCACGACAAATGGATGGGCCGCACCCTGCCCTTCGTCCTCTACAGCGAGCGCCTGCTGGTGGCGCTGCTGGCGCTGGGCGGGCTGGTGCTGCTGCTGGTCGTCTGGCTGACCTCGGTGCGCCGCGCGGTCCGCCGCCGCACCGCCGAACTCGAACGCGAGAAGGCGCAGTTGCGCACGCTGGTCGAAAGCAGCCCGGATGCGATCTGGCTGAAGGACCCCGACGGCGTCTACCTGGCCTGCAATACGCGGCTGGAACAAATGGTGGGCAAGCCGCGCCAGGAGATCGTCGGCAGGCGCGACGCCGACTTCTTCCCGCCGGACGCGGCCGGGCAGATGCGCGACACCGACCTCGAAGCGATACGTATCGGCAAGCCTCTCGCCCACGAACAGCGCCTGCTGGTGGCGGGCGATACGAAGGAACGCATCTTTGAAGCCCTCAAGACCCCGATCCTGGAGCCGGACGGGAAGATCCTGGGCGTGCTGGGCGTCGCGCGCGACGTGAGCTTGCGCCTCGAGCACGAGCGCACCATCCGCAGGCAGGAACGGCTGCTCACCGAGATGAGCGCCCTGGCCCGGATCGGCGCCTGGGAGCTCGATCCCGCGACCAGTCACCTGGAATGGACCGACGAGATCGTGCGGATCTACGAACTGCCCGCCGGCAGCCCGGTGACGCTGGCCGCCTGCCTGGCCTGCTACGGCGCGGACGACCGGGCGCGGGCCCAGCAGGCGCTCGACCAGGCCGCGGCCTTCTGCAAGCCCTTCGACCTCGAATTCCGCGTCCTCACTCCCGCCGGCACCCGCAAATGGGTGCGCGTGCTGTGCAAGCCCATGACGATGGACGGCCGCACGATGCTGGGCGGCACCGTGCAGGACGTGAGCGAGCGCCGCGACCTGGAAGAATCGATGCGGATGGCGAACATGATCTACCGCACCAGTTCGGAAGCCGTGGCGGTCACCGACGAAGCGAACCGCATCGTCGACGTCAACCCGGCCTTTACGGCGCAGACCGGCTACACGCTGGAGGAGGTGGCGGGACGCGAGCCGGCCCTGCTCGACTCCAGCATGCACGACCACGGCTTCTATGCGCGCCTGCGCCAGGAGCTGGCGGCCAAGGACCACTGGCAGGGCGAGATCCAGGACCGCAACAAGGACGGACGCTTCACGGCGAAGTTCGTCAACATCCGCGTGATCCGGCATCCGGACGGCCGCGTCTACCGCCACGTGATCCAGTTCCAGGATATCAGCGAGCAGAAGCAGAAGGACGAGGTCATCTGGCGCCAGATGAACTTCGATTCGCTGACCGGCCTGCCGAACCGCCGGCTGTTCCTCGACCGCCTGCAGCAGGACCTGAAGAAGGCCCAGGGCGCCGGCCGCCGGCTGGGCGTGCTGCTGCTCGACATCGACCGCTTCAAGGACATCAACGACGGCTATGGCTACGCGCGCGGCGACGAGGCCCTGATCGAGCTGACCCGGCGCATGGCGCGCCGCATTCCGGCCGATGCGACCATGGCGCGCCTGGGCGGCGGCATGTTCGCGATCGCGGTCGGCCAGGGTGAGCACCGGCTGCACCTGGAGACCATCGCCGGCGCCCTGATCGACGCGGTGGCCGCGCCGCTGCGCCTAGGCGCCGACGAGCTGGCCTACCTGTCGGCCAGCATCGGCATCAGCGTCTATCCGGACGACGTCGCCGATGCCGCCGAGGTCCAGGCCGACAAGCTCCTCGCGAATGCCGAACACGCGATGTACCTGGCCAAGCGCGCCGGCCGCGGCCACTTCCAGTATTTCACCAACGCGCTCCAGCAGCAGGCCGCCGGCAAGCTGCGCCTGACCAACGAGCTGCGCATGGCGCTGGCGCGGCGCCAGCTGCACGTGTACTACCAGCCCATCGTCGAGGCGGCCACCGGGCGCGTGCGCAAGGCCGAGACCCTGCTGCGCTGGGAGCACCCGGAACTGGGCTCGGTCAGCCCGGCCATCTTCATCCCGCTGGCCGAGGAGGCCGGCCTGATCGACGAGATCGGCGACTGGGTGCTGGACGAGGCCATCGCCAGCATCGCGCGCTGGCGCGAGAAATACGACTGCCTGATCGAGCTGAGCGTGAACATCTCGCCGATGCAGTTCGAGCGCCAGCGCCGGCTGAGCTGGCTCGAGCGCATCCTCGAGCTGGAATCGGCGGGCCGCAGCATCACCATCGAGATCACCGAAGGGATGCTGGTGAGCGATGCGGCCCAGGTCTCGCGCTGCCTCGGCGCCCTGCACCAGGCCGGCGCCAAGGTGTCGATCGACGATTTCGGCACCGGCTTTTCCTCGCTGGCCTACCTGAAGAATTTCGACGTCGACTATCTGAAGATCGACAAGTCCTTCATCGACCAGCTGACCGAGGACGGCAGCAGCGACAAGGCGGTCACGGAGGCGATCATCGGCCTGGCGCACCGCCTCGGGATCGAAGTGATCGCCGAGGGCGTCGAGCACGCGGCCCAGCGCGACCTGCTGGCCACCTTCGGCTGCGACTACATCCAGGGCTGGTACTACTCGAAGGCCCTGCCGCGCGATGCGTTCGAAGCGTACATGGAACGCCAGATGGCGTATTGA
- a CDS encoding ABC transporter substrate-binding protein encodes MRRFIAFLLCALCLGALPSRAATYTYLRPEWSDRDRDPYGVALLKLAFAKAHACHTLVYSAEPMKQGRAVYELAHGTGGLDIMLTMTSAEREAKLLAVPIPLTKGLLGWRVALVRKERLAQFAEVRTAEQLKAFVAGQGHDWPDVGILRASGLPVHVSSAYDGMFKMLEANRIDYFPRAVQQVFDEVGRYPGLAVEPHLVLRYPTDAYFFVNRTNAGLADEIRRGLEAAIADGSFDRLFYSYFASKIAAADLERRHVVELPNPQLAALLPLARKSLWFSLDEMRRPAFRAALKPGAAETPPPCTPSAPR; translated from the coding sequence ATGCGCCGATTCATCGCCTTCCTGTTGTGTGCACTCTGCCTCGGTGCATTGCCGTCGCGTGCCGCCACCTATACCTACCTGCGTCCGGAGTGGAGCGACCGCGACCGTGACCCCTATGGCGTGGCGCTGCTGAAGCTGGCCTTCGCCAAGGCCCATGCCTGCCATACCCTGGTGTACAGCGCCGAACCGATGAAGCAGGGGCGCGCCGTGTACGAACTGGCGCACGGGACGGGGGGGCTGGACATCATGCTCACCATGACCTCGGCGGAGCGCGAGGCGAAGCTGCTGGCGGTGCCGATCCCGCTCACCAAGGGCCTGCTCGGCTGGCGCGTCGCGCTGGTCCGGAAGGAGCGCCTGGCGCAGTTTGCAGAAGTCCGCACGGCGGAGCAGCTGAAGGCCTTTGTCGCCGGCCAGGGCCACGACTGGCCGGACGTCGGCATCCTGCGCGCGAGCGGCCTGCCGGTCCATGTGTCGTCGGCCTACGACGGCATGTTCAAGATGCTGGAGGCGAACCGGATCGATTATTTCCCGCGCGCCGTCCAGCAGGTGTTCGACGAGGTCGGACGTTATCCGGGCCTGGCGGTCGAGCCGCACCTGGTGCTGCGCTATCCGACCGACGCGTATTTCTTCGTCAACCGCACGAATGCCGGGCTGGCGGACGAGATCCGACGCGGCCTCGAAGCGGCCATCGCCGACGGTTCCTTCGACCGCCTGTTCTACAGTTATTTCGCGTCGAAGATCGCGGCCGCCGACCTGGAGCGGCGGCATGTGGTCGAACTGCCGAACCCCCAGCTCGCGGCCTTGCTGCCGCTGGCGCGCAAGTCGCTGTGGTTTTCGCTCGACGAGATGCGGCGTCCGGCGTTCAGGGCCGCGTTGAAGCCCGGCGCCGCCGAGACGCCGCCGCCCTGCACGCCGTCCGCGCCGCGCTGA
- a CDS encoding AI-2E family transporter, whose product MTQYTLQQKVFLFLLIIVTIGFVWILTPYAGAVFWGIVLAILFIPLQRRLLRATNQKPNLAAMLTLLSIVVMVIIPVALISASLVQQAVGIVDMMRSGHVDFGRYFSQIIGALPDWLVGLLDRFDLTSMASLQEKLTSVASQASQVTAKYALNFASNTFDFLVSMTIMLYLLFFLLRDGHSLAGRIRTAVPLSFNYKKRLFNNFTTVIRATVKGNVLVAMAQGALGGLIFWILHVQAPLLWAVVMAFLSLLPAVGAAIVWAPVAVYFLVTGSVWQGVVLIAFGVFVIGLVDNLLRPLLVGKDTKMPDYVVLLSTVGGMALFGLNGFVIGPVIAALFIATWDLFSTAEEFHQE is encoded by the coding sequence ATGACCCAATATACGCTCCAGCAAAAAGTTTTTCTTTTCCTCCTGATTATCGTCACCATCGGTTTCGTCTGGATCCTGACGCCCTATGCCGGCGCGGTGTTCTGGGGGATCGTGCTGGCGATCCTGTTCATTCCCCTGCAGCGGCGCCTGCTGCGCGCGACCAACCAGAAGCCCAACCTTGCCGCCATGCTCACCCTGCTGTCGATCGTGGTGATGGTGATCATTCCGGTCGCCCTCATCAGCGCCTCGCTGGTGCAGCAGGCGGTCGGGATCGTCGACATGATGCGGTCCGGCCACGTCGACTTCGGGCGCTACTTCAGCCAGATCATCGGTGCGCTGCCGGACTGGCTGGTCGGCCTGCTCGATCGCTTCGACCTCACCAGCATGGCCTCGCTGCAGGAAAAGCTCACCAGCGTCGCGTCCCAGGCCAGCCAGGTGACGGCCAAATACGCCCTCAACTTCGCCAGCAACACCTTCGATTTCCTGGTCAGCATGACCATCATGCTCTACCTGCTGTTCTTCCTGCTGCGCGACGGCCATTCGCTGGCGGGGCGCATCAGGACCGCGGTGCCGCTCAGTTTCAATTACAAGAAGCGCCTGTTCAACAATTTCACCACCGTGATCCGCGCCACCGTCAAGGGCAACGTGCTGGTGGCGATGGCGCAGGGCGCGCTGGGCGGGCTGATCTTCTGGATCCTGCACGTGCAGGCGCCGCTGCTGTGGGCAGTGGTGATGGCCTTCCTGTCGCTGCTGCCGGCGGTCGGCGCCGCCATCGTGTGGGCGCCGGTGGCGGTGTACTTCCTGGTGACGGGCTCGGTCTGGCAGGGCGTGGTGCTGATCGCCTTCGGCGTGTTCGTGATCGGCCTGGTCGACAACCTGCTGCGTCCGCTACTGGTCGGCAAGGACACCAAGATGCCGGACTATGTGGTGCTGCTGTCGACCGTCGGCGGCATGGCCCTGTTCGGCCTGAACGGTTTCGTGATCGGGCCGGTGATCGCGGCGCTGTTCATCGCGACCTGGGATCTGTTCTCGACGGCAGAGGAGTTTCATCAGGAATAA
- a CDS encoding PilZ domain-containing protein has translation MKEQRVHARKLIREQAYLADARTSSWTPVVLLDISQCGISFASPTAITKDELRQLHFRMPGSALLHRALVHIVHHSTSGVPVGFKVGARFDELGADTKQAIAAFLDA, from the coding sequence TTGAAAGAACAGCGAGTCCACGCCCGCAAGCTGATACGGGAGCAAGCCTATCTGGCGGACGCGCGCACGAGCTCCTGGACACCGGTGGTCCTGCTCGATATTTCCCAGTGCGGCATCAGTTTTGCGTCCCCGACGGCAATCACCAAGGACGAGCTGCGCCAGCTGCACTTCAGGATGCCCGGCAGCGCGCTGCTGCACCGCGCGCTGGTCCACATCGTGCATCACTCGACCTCCGGCGTGCCGGTCGGATTCAAGGTCGGGGCCAGGTTCGACGAGCTCGGCGCGGACACGAAACAGGCGATCGCAGCATTCCTGGACGCATAA
- a CDS encoding TonB-dependent siderophore receptor: MKLTPLRHSLLLALYGGAALAALPSGASAQTSAPAASSDTSIQSVNIVGSRRVGNTSATDTPVPVDYIPLTKSAEQGGQFDLAQTLANISPSFNSTRQTGADGADLVDSAALRGLGSDQTLVLVNGKRRHTTALVNLFGARNRGNTGTDMNALPLMAIKDVQVLRDGAAAQYGSDAIAGVINVELKKSLGCESIVGFGEYSRHDGKNWLASAYCGIAVADGVLGITGEYYDRGRSNRADPDNPRTIGDTKSQNKTVYLNGEFPMGPGKLYLTAGAQTRDASSAAWARGGIGSDDIPSRNSAAMYPDGFVPYINGDIDDRYAILGYRTRIGEWAGDFSQTYGYNRMRYTIAHTLNASIANQDLLNGGKGISPSQFNAGGFSFRQLTTNADFSRYYADILGGLNAAFGFEYRAENYQIFAGEPGSYNDVDGLGVGGNAGSQGFPGFQPGDATSRDRHSSAAYLDFEADLSARTKLQAALRHERYSDFGSTTTGKLAGSFRATEDVLLRASASTGFRAPSLQQVYFSSTFTDFISGVPMDVVLAPNGGKVANAAGIPQLHEEKSKSYTLGMTWTPTKSVSVTADLYHIDIDGRIVLSGRFDAENYPALGATLASLGVGQAQFFVNSIDTRTQGLDLTASHRMDVGGGKLVTYLAMNFSRTEVTGVHAPAALAGFEDVLLSERERLFIEQGGPRRKATLDFDYLKGQLETDFRIVHYGPQTLGTFSGPPVPNQYYKSKTSADLSFTWAFTDKTKLTVGGTNIFNVHPTVQNPDETDNGFKYESVQFGLNGAAYFARLAHKF, translated from the coding sequence TTGAAACTCACCCCGCTTCGCCACTCGCTGCTGCTCGCCCTGTACGGCGGCGCAGCCCTTGCCGCCCTGCCCTCCGGCGCCTCGGCCCAGACGAGCGCACCGGCCGCCTCGTCCGACACGAGCATCCAGAGCGTGAACATCGTCGGCTCGCGCCGCGTCGGCAATACCTCGGCCACCGACACCCCGGTCCCGGTCGACTACATCCCGCTGACCAAGTCGGCCGAGCAAGGCGGCCAGTTCGACCTGGCCCAGACCCTGGCGAATATTTCGCCTTCGTTCAACTCGACCCGCCAGACCGGCGCGGACGGCGCCGACCTGGTCGACTCCGCCGCCCTGCGCGGCCTCGGCTCGGACCAGACCCTGGTGCTGGTGAACGGCAAGCGCCGCCACACCACCGCCCTGGTGAACCTGTTCGGCGCGCGTAACCGCGGCAATACCGGCACCGACATGAACGCGCTGCCGCTGATGGCCATCAAGGACGTGCAGGTGCTGCGCGACGGCGCCGCCGCGCAATACGGGTCCGATGCGATCGCCGGCGTGATCAACGTCGAGCTGAAGAAGAGCCTGGGCTGCGAATCGATCGTCGGCTTCGGCGAATACTCCAGGCACGACGGCAAGAACTGGCTGGCCTCGGCCTACTGCGGCATCGCGGTGGCGGACGGCGTGCTGGGCATCACCGGCGAATACTACGACCGCGGCCGCTCCAACCGCGCGGACCCCGACAACCCGCGCACCATCGGCGACACCAAGAGCCAGAACAAGACCGTCTACCTGAACGGCGAATTCCCGATGGGCCCTGGCAAGCTCTACCTGACCGCCGGCGCCCAGACCCGCGACGCCTCCTCGGCAGCGTGGGCGCGCGGCGGCATCGGCTCGGACGACATCCCCTCGCGCAACTCGGCGGCGATGTATCCGGACGGCTTCGTCCCCTACATCAACGGCGACATCGACGACCGCTACGCCATCCTCGGTTACCGCACCCGCATCGGCGAATGGGCCGGCGACTTCTCGCAGACCTACGGCTACAACCGCATGCGCTACACCATCGCGCACACGCTGAACGCCTCGATCGCCAACCAGGACCTGCTCAATGGCGGCAAGGGCATCAGCCCCTCGCAGTTCAACGCCGGCGGCTTCTCCTTCCGCCAGCTGACCACCAACGCCGACTTCAGCCGCTACTACGCCGACATCCTCGGCGGCCTGAACGCCGCCTTCGGCTTCGAGTACCGCGCCGAGAACTACCAGATCTTCGCCGGCGAACCGGGTTCCTACAACGACGTCGACGGCCTGGGCGTGGGCGGCAATGCCGGCAGCCAGGGCTTCCCGGGCTTCCAGCCGGGCGACGCCACCAGCCGCGACCGCCACAGCAGCGCCGCCTACCTCGACTTCGAAGCCGACCTGAGCGCCCGCACCAAGCTGCAGGCCGCCCTGCGCCACGAGCGCTACTCGGACTTCGGCTCGACCACGACCGGCAAGCTGGCCGGTTCGTTCCGCGCCACCGAGGACGTGCTGCTGCGCGCCTCCGCCAGCACCGGCTTCCGCGCGCCGTCGCTGCAGCAGGTCTACTTCTCCTCGACCTTCACCGACTTCATCAGCGGCGTGCCGATGGACGTGGTGCTGGCGCCGAACGGCGGCAAGGTCGCCAACGCGGCCGGCATCCCGCAGCTGCATGAAGAGAAGTCGAAGAGCTACACCCTGGGCATGACCTGGACCCCGACCAAGTCGGTCTCGGTGACCGCCGACCTGTACCACATCGACATCGACGGCCGCATCGTGCTGTCGGGCCGCTTCGACGCCGAGAACTACCCGGCGCTGGGCGCGACCCTGGCGTCGCTGGGCGTGGGCCAGGCGCAGTTCTTCGTGAACTCGATCGACACCCGCACCCAGGGCCTGGACCTGACCGCCTCGCACCGCATGGACGTCGGCGGCGGCAAGCTGGTCACCTACCTGGCGATGAACTTCAGCCGCACCGAAGTGACCGGCGTGCACGCCCCGGCCGCGCTGGCCGGCTTCGAGGACGTGCTGCTGTCCGAGCGCGAGCGCCTGTTCATCGAGCAGGGCGGCCCGCGCCGCAAGGCGACGCTGGACTTCGACTACCTCAAGGGCCAGCTCGAAACCGACTTCCGCATCGTGCACTACGGTCCGCAGACCCTGGGCACCTTCTCGGGTCCGCCGGTGCCGAACCAGTACTACAAGTCGAAGACCTCGGCCGACCTGTCCTTCACCTGGGCCTTCACCGACAAGACCAAGCTGACCGTGGGCGGCACCAACATCTTCAACGTGCACCCGACCGTACAGAATCCGGACGAGACCGACAACGGCTTCAAGTACGAGAGCGTGCAATTCGGCCTGAACGGCGCGGCGTATTTTGCGCGCCTGGCGCACAAGTTCTAA
- a CDS encoding glycosyltransferase family 2 protein produces the protein MHSMDPLPLLSLVVPFYNEEEVIGQFFERVIAELEAIPGIRFEIVCVNDGSRDRTLDQLILASRRDGRVRVIDLTRNFGKEAALTAAINEARGDLIVPFDADLQDPPQVIGKLVDKWREGYDVVLAKRVDRESDSLLKKWTAVSFYHFHNDVSDVKIPENVGDFRLFTRTVCDALKALPESCRFMKGLFAWVGYRTAVVEYVREARVAGKSKFSGWKLWNFALEGITSFSTVPLRVWTYLGLSVALMAMSRAIYLAARTLIYGVDVPGYASLATAILLLGGIQLIGIGVLGEYIGRIYLESKGRPIYLVRQRFEGTSPHA, from the coding sequence ATGCACAGCATGGACCCTTTACCGTTATTGTCGCTGGTCGTACCGTTCTATAACGAAGAAGAAGTGATCGGGCAGTTTTTCGAGCGGGTCATTGCCGAGCTCGAAGCCATCCCCGGCATCCGCTTCGAGATCGTCTGCGTCAACGACGGCAGCCGCGATCGCACGCTCGATCAGCTGATCCTTGCCTCGCGCCGGGACGGGCGGGTGCGCGTGATCGACCTGACCCGCAATTTCGGCAAGGAGGCCGCCCTCACGGCCGCCATCAACGAGGCGCGCGGCGACCTCATCGTCCCCTTCGATGCCGACCTGCAGGATCCGCCGCAGGTGATCGGCAAGCTGGTCGATAAATGGCGCGAAGGCTACGACGTCGTGCTGGCCAAGCGCGTCGACCGCGAATCCGATTCCCTGCTCAAGAAATGGACCGCGGTCTCGTTCTACCATTTCCACAACGACGTTTCGGACGTCAAGATCCCGGAAAACGTCGGCGATTTCCGCCTGTTCACCCGCACCGTCTGCGACGCCCTGAAAGCGCTGCCGGAATCCTGCCGCTTCATGAAGGGCCTGTTCGCCTGGGTCGGCTACCGCACCGCCGTGGTCGAGTACGTGCGCGAGGCGCGCGTGGCGGGCAAGAGCAAGTTTTCCGGCTGGAAGCTGTGGAACTTCGCACTCGAGGGCATCACCAGCTTCAGCACCGTGCCGCTGCGGGTCTGGACCTATCTCGGGCTGTCGGTGGCGCTGATGGCGATGAGCCGCGCGATCTACCTGGCCGCCCGCACCCTGATCTACGGCGTCGACGTGCCGGGCTATGCCTCGCTGGCCACCGCGATCCTGCTGCTGGGCGGCATCCAGCTGATCGGCATCGGCGTGCTGGGCGAATACATCGGCCGGATCTATCTCGAATCCAAGGGCCGTCCGATCTACCTGGTGCGCCAGCGCTTCGAAGGGACCTCGCCGCATGCATGA
- a CDS encoding GtrA family protein: MHDGTISSRAASSRATRVMLGRFLVYAMVGAAGTAGHYAFLITAVSAGMLAPVPASVLGAVVGAIINFVLNTLITFRGRLALGTAARFFATAALAAAANGALMSALLAAFAIDYRLAQLLITALLLCATFLINSAWTFRAAKTR, from the coding sequence ATGCATGACGGGACCATCTCGAGCCGGGCCGCGTCCAGCCGCGCGACCCGCGTCATGCTGGGCCGCTTCCTGGTCTACGCGATGGTCGGCGCGGCCGGCACCGCCGGGCACTATGCCTTCCTGATCACGGCCGTCTCGGCGGGGATGCTGGCGCCGGTGCCGGCCTCGGTCCTCGGCGCCGTCGTCGGCGCCATCATCAACTTCGTGCTGAACACCCTGATCACCTTCCGCGGCCGGCTGGCGCTCGGCACGGCGGCGCGCTTCTTCGCCACGGCGGCGCTGGCGGCCGCCGCCAACGGGGCGCTGATGTCGGCCCTGCTGGCGGCCTTCGCCATCGACTACCGCCTGGCCCAGCTGCTGATCACCGCGCTGCTGCTGTGCGCGACTTTCCTCATCAATTCGGCATGGACCTTCCGCGCAGCGAAGACGCGCTGA